The genomic DNA CGCGCGGTTCGGTCCCTCCGGTGAACGTTTCCGGAGACCGACCAAATACTAAAGCGAGTCGCAGCCCTTCGTGCGGCCGGTCGAGAACCCTCGCTTACCGTCCCGCTGGCTCAAACATGCTGTTACCGTGCAGACGCTCAAGCTTCTTCCCACTATTCCCAATAGTGGTGGAACCACAAGGATCCAAACCAGCCGGATTGAAAGCGACCGGGGGGGGTGTAGACTTTGTAACTGAGACCGGAAAAGACGGCTCGTCCGGGAAAGAAAGGAGAAGCGCATGAAACGAATATCAGGAATGCTCATAACGGGAGCTATGCTCATCACATGCGCCGGCGCAGGTGCAGCCTTCGGCCAGCCAGGGGGCAAGGGGATGGGGAGGCAGGGGGGAATGAAGGACGGTATGATGCAGCAGATGTTGAACGAGCCTCATCCGAAGCTGGCCATGGCCTACAAGAGAAACCTGGTGAATTTCGCCGGCACCCTCAAAGCCCACATCGCCAAGACCGGAAAGGTGGACAGGCAGTTCGCGGAATCTGCGGTGGAGGAGATGAAACGTAGCCTCGGCCAGATGAAGACCCATCACGACGAGCACATGAAGACGATGTCTGACCAGATGAAACAGCAGATGGGCGAGAAGATGAAGATGATGGACGATCGTATCGCAACGCTCCAGCAGCATCTGGACACACTCGAAAAAGAAGTGAAGGCCGAGGCGCCGGACCCGAAAAAGGTGACGGCAGAGGTCGATCAGATCCTCAAGCAGTGCGACATGATGAAGATGGATAAAAAGTCCCAGAGGAAGAGCCGGACGAGGTAAACAGGAAGCGCTTTCGGAAGCCCCCGTTTCCCGGGGGCGCTCCGAGGGCCCCCCGGAACATGTGACGGAAGGAGGTTGCGGTGAATGTTTTACGCCTGAAGTCATGGTCCCCTTATCTGGTAGGCGCTGCGATAGGCGTTCTGAGCTGGTTCGCCTTTGCCAGTGCCGACAGGCAGATCGGCATCACCACTGCTTTCGAATACAGTGCTGCCCTTGTCCAAAAAGCCGCCGCACCGCAGATTGCCGAGCAGAACACCTATTATGCAGAGAAAGCGAATGAGAACAAATCACCGAAGATCGACTGGGAATGGATGCTGGTCGTCGGCGTATTCATAGGCGCCTTCGTGAGCTCAAAGCTCTCGGGGGATCGCCCGGGGGAAAAGGTACCACAGCTCTGGCGCTGGAGATTCGGTGCAAATCCCGCTGCACGTTATACCGGAGCATTCGCGGGGGGACTCATCATGATGTTCGGCGCACGGGTTGCGCAGGGATGCACCAGCGGCCATGCCATAAGCGGCTTCCTTCAACTGGCGCTGTCCAGCTGGATCTTCGCGCCGGTGATGTTTACGGCGGCGGTTGCAACGGCCTTCCTGCTGTACGGAAGGGAGGGGCGGAATCATGTTGGATGATCCTGCAAAACTTTTACTCGGACTTCTCACCGGGATTGTCTTCGGGTTCCTCCTGCAAAAGGGACAGGTCGCCAAGTTCCATGTGATACTCGGCCAGCTGCTGCTGAAGGATTGGACGGTTGTAAAAATCATGGGGACGGCGGTTGCCGTCGGCACGATCGGTGTGAACATCCTTGTCGCGACGGGACTGGCATCGCTACACATCCAGACTGCTTCCGTCGGGCGGGTCGTGGGAGGCGGGATTCTTTTCGGAATAGGAATGGCGATTTTCGGGCTCTGTCCCGGCACGAGCGTAGCGGCAAGCGGTGAAGGGCACAGGGACGCCATGGTGGGGGTGCTCGGGATGCTCTGCGGCGCAGCGCTGTACGTGGCTCTGTTTCCGTGGCTCCAGCCCCTTTTCAAGGCGCTGCCCGACTACGGCAAGGTCACGCTGCCGCAGGCCACCGGAACAACCACCTCGCTCTGGGCAGGAGGGGTCGCTCTGATTTTCGCCACGGGGCTTATCCTGCTCCGGGTCCGGGGCTCGCAGCTACATCCGAAACGGTAACTGTGCCTCATGGATCGTGGGTGGACCATAGTGTCCGTCTGCTTTTGCCCGAAGGGGTGCCGGGCCATCTCCGAAAACCTCCCCTGCGGCTGCCATCCCCGCATCGAGTGCCGCTTCTCAAGTTCGTGCTACACTTTCAGGAGAAGCGGCAAATCAGAAAGGAGACGCCTCATGGACACTGCAACATCGCGAGTAGACGGAAAGATGCTCATCACCGCTGCGGCTGCCGGTCTCCTTGCATCCGCCATCACAGGCCTGGCCGACAGGCTACTGGATCGCCTGGTGAGCGAAGAGCAGAAAAAACGTGACCGGCAGGTAAGAAAAGGAACGGCTCACGCCGTCGCAGGGCCATATTTTGCCGAGAAAATAGCGGGACACGAACTTACTGAAACGGGACAGAAACGGGCACGCGCAGCTTTCAGCATTACCTATTCCCTCGTCTGGGGGACGATCTACACACTTCTCAGAAAAAAATACCCGCAGCTTGCAAGGGGAGCCGGCCTTCCCTTCGCCCTTCCCTTCTTCTTTGCCTGCGACGGATTACTGGCGCCCCTGCTGGGGGTTTCGCCGAGCCTGAAGAAGGTGCCGTGGCAGCCGAAGGCGAAGGAGATGGTTAACCACCTCGCCTGGACGGCGGCGGCCGAGATGGTGCTTCGGGGGACGGGAAGAGGGACTCAGCGCACATGGCCTGCAGGTCAGCCGGGAAGGGCATAGAAAGGGTGAGCAGCGGGGAGACAGGGATGGCCAGAAGCGCAACCTGTGTCCAATACCTGCAAAGGGGGCTGTAATGGCACGATCACGAGAAATAATGTACCGGGAACTTCCCTCATGGCTCAATGCAGTCCTGGTCTTCGGGACCCTTGCAACGGTGGTGTTCTTCGAAATGAAGCGCCCGCTGCGCAAGTCGAGGCAAAGCAAGGCTTCCCGCGACACCAGGAATGTTTTCATGTCGCTCACGACGGCAGCGACCATAGCACTCACGGAAAAACCGGTTACCGCCCCACTCTCCCGGATGGTGGAGCGGCACGGCATCGGCCTGCTGAAGCTCCGCCGGCTGCCGGTGTGGGCCGACCTGCTCCTTTCCGTGGTACTCCTCGATTACACGCTCTACATCTGGCACTACCTTACCCACAAGGTGCCCTTTCTCTGGCGCTTCCACCTCGCCCACCACGTGGACCTGGATCTGGACGCCTCGACGGCGCTTCGGTTCCACGCGGGAGAGATGCTCCTTTCCGTGCCGTGGCGCACAGCTCAGGTGGCAGTTATCGGCGTTTCGCCCCTCGGTCTGGCGCTGTGGCAGACGCTGACCCTAATGGAGATCATGTTCCACCATTCCAACACCCGGCTGCCCTTCGACGTTGAGCGCCGATTGTGCAGGGTGATCGTAACCCCTCGGATGCACGGGATTCATCACTCCATCGTCCAGGATGAAACGGATTCAAACTGGTCCACCATTTTCAGCTGGCCCGACTATCTCCACCGCACCATCCGGCTGAACGTCCCCCAGGACAGGATCACCATCGGAGTGGCGGCTTATCAGAACCCTGAAGAACTCACTACCGGGAAGATCCTCAAGCTGCCGTTCGTCGTGGACCGGCCCAGCTGGCACATGGTGGACGACGGCAAGCCGCAGCGCGAGCCGTTACCGGGCCCGGTGACCTCACTGGCAGAAGAAACCGGACCGAAGGTGCCCGCAGCTCCTTCGGAAGAGGATATCACAGGGCTGCCGTTGCACGAATTCTGGCAGGGGCTCAGAAGGAGGTGGAGCGCTTCCATCACCGGAAGAGCGTGACGTAAAGACGCTTCGCCTCGGGTAGCTGACTGCCGGGAGCTGTGCACGGAATGCTCATGGATCAGGACAAGACAATCGCCCCCTCGGGGATGGACACGGCAAAGGACCCGGTCTGCGGAATGGACGTCTCACCTGCCTCGGCAGCCGGCTCCGCGGAATATTCAGGGCACACCTGGTACTTTTGCAGCGCCCGTTGTGTCGAGAAGTTCCGTGTCTCCCCCGAAACGTACCTGAAAAAAGAAGCGCACAAGGACTCAATCTCTTCGGATACCGAATACACCTGCCCGATGCATCCCGACGTCCGGCAAACCGGCCCCGGCTCCTGCCCGAAGTGCGGCATGGCCCTCGAACCCACGACTCCAGCGCCTTCGCCCGGCGTCGAGTATACCTGCCCCATGCACCCCGAGATCATCCGCTCCGAGCCGGGCTCCTGCCCCATCTGTGGAATGGCGCTGGAGCCGCGGACGGTCACGGCGGGGGAAGAGCCGAACCCGGAGCTTTCGGACATGAGCCGCCGTTTCCGGATCGGCCTCCTGTTCGCCTTGCCGGTCTTCCTCATTGCCATGGGGGAGATGATGTTCGCCCGCTCACTCCACCCCGCTCTCTACGGGCGCCCTGCCGCTCTTGCGCAGCTCGTCCTGGCAACTCCGGTGGTGCTCTGGGGTGGGTGGCCTTTCTTAAGGCGCGGCTGGCAGTCCATCGTCAACAGAAGCCTCAACATGTTCACCCTCATTGCCATCGGCACCGGCACCGCCTACGTCTACAGCGTCGTCGCCACCCTCTTCCCCGGGATTTTCCCCGCCTCGTTTCGCGGCCACGGCGGCCAGATCGCCGTCTATTTCGAAGCGGCGGCAGTCATCACCGTGCTCGTGCTCCTGGGCCAAGTCCTGGAGCTGCGGGCGCGCAGCCGAACCGGCAGCGCAATCAGAGCGCTGCTTCAGCTTGCGCCGGCGACGGCCCGAAGGCTTTCGGAAACCGGTGAAGAGGAGGTTCCCCTCGAACAGGTGCTGCCGGGGGACCGGCTGCGGGTACGCCCGGGAGAGAAGGTGCCTGTGGACGGTGTTGTGCGCGAAGGGCTGAGCTCGGTGGATGAATCGATGATAACCGGCGAACCCATTCCGGTGGAGAAGCCACCGGGAAGCCGGGTCACCGGAGGGACGGTAAACGGCACCGGGAGCTTCATCATGGAAGCGGAGCGGGTTGGGAGCGATACCCTGCTCTCCCGGATCGTGCGGATGGTGGGGGAAGCACAGCGGAGCCGGGCGCCGATCCAGCGCCTGGCGGACCTCGTCTCCTCATGGTTCGTGCCGGCAGTGATTGCAAGCGCAATCATCACCTTCATCGTCTGGAGCCTCGTCGGTCCCGAGCCATCCATGGCCTATGCACTCGTGAACGCGGTGGCGGTGCTCATCATCGCATGCCCGTGCGCCTTGGGGCTCGCCACCCCCATGTCCATCATGGTCGGAACGGGGCGCGGAGCGATAGCGGGGGTTCTGATAAGGAATGCGGAGGCGCTGGAAGTGCTCGAAAAGGTGGATACTCTGGTGGTGGACAAGACCGGCACCCTCACCGAGGGGAAACCCCGCCTCGTCACCGTGTCTACCGAACCCGAATTCGATGAACAGGAGGTTCTTCGCCTGGCGGGCAGTCTCGAACGGGGGAGTGAGCACCCCCTTGCAGCGGCCATAGTAAAAGGCGCCGAAGAGAGAGGCATGGCACTGGCCGAGGCACGGGAATTCGAGACGCTTCCCGGCAAGGGGGTTATCGGGAGGGTCGAGGGGCGCTCCATACTTCTCGGGAACCGCCAGCTTTTCGCTGAAAAGGGAATCCCTCCGGGTTCTCTCCCGGAGCGGGCTGAGGCCCTTCGCCGGGAAGGACAGACAGTAATGCTCGTGGCGATGGACGGCAGCCCCGCCGGCATCATAGGCGTTGCCGACCCGGTAAAGCAAACGACGGGAGAGGCAATCCGCCTTCTCCACGATGAGGGGGTGAGGATCGTCATGCTTACCGGCGACAGCCGCGCCACCGCAGAGGCAGTGGCACGGAAGCTCGGCATCGACGAGGTTGTGGCGGAGGTGCTCCCCCACGAGAAGAGTGACGCGGTATCCCGCCTCCAGGAATCGGGGGGCACAGTCGCGATGGCGGGGGACGGGATCAACGACGCACCGGCTCTCGCCCGCGCGCACGTGGGGATCGCCATGGGAACGGGCGCCGACGTCGCCATGGAGAGCGCAGGAATTACCCTCGTAAAGGGGGATCTGCGCGGCATCGCCCGAGCCCGCCGCTTGAGCCGGGCCACCATGAGGAACATCAGGCAGAACCTCTTTTTCGCCTTCATCTACAACGTGCTCGGCGTGCCCATTGCTGCGGGTGTCCTCTACCCGGCATTCGGGCTGCTGCTCAGCCCCATGATCGCCAGCGCGGCCATGACGTTCAGTTCGGTGTCGGTGATAGCGAACGCGCTGCGGCTTCGCAAGGTCGATCTGTAAGGTGAACCCGAAAGACGCAGGTTGTCACAGACGGGCAGGTGCTTCATTGAATTTCTAAGGAATTTGGTGTAAAGTCCCTCCCGATGAACGGCACGCGGCGAACCCCATGGAGCAAAAGACACGCGGGAAAGGTGGCTCTGGCAGTCTCCTTTTTCCTGGTATTCCTCGGGATGCGGGTCCCGGATATCACCAGGCCCCACTCGCCCAAGCCCCGCCCACGTGCCGTCATAGAAAGCCCTGTCAAAGCCGGTCAGCCGGCAGGACAGAAGGCAAGCGCAACCTCCGTCTTTGAGGCCTGCCAGCCCCCCACGGCTCCCGGCCTCCCCCCGCTGTTCAGGACTTCATTCCTCTGCAAGCTAGAGAGCTTCAGCTCGATCCTCGTACAACAGCACGTTGCCCGCGCTCCTCCCTTAATCCCCGCGTAATCCCCCAAAACCGATGATGCCTGCCCGGTTTGCGCCTCGCGGCGCGACCCCGGGGACACCTGCATCTTGCGTGTCCTGCAAGGCACACATGCATCCAACCAGCTATATATGAATAACTATCAAAGGGGAGAAGCTATGAATAGGATATTCAGCAAATATTTTACTGTTGTCGCGCTTGGAGTACTTGTCGCCGGCGGCTGTGCCAGGAAGGACCTGGTGAAAAAGGAGGAACTCACTGCACCCGCAGCAACGGTACTAAATGCGGAAGCACCTGCCGGCACCGACTCCAGTGATCAAGCCGCCATCGAAGAGCAAGCGGTCAAGGAGACTCCTGTGGGTGGCAGACCGGCAGATAACGCAGGCAAGTCCCTGGCTCAGGAGCTCGCCCTGGAAAACATCTTCTTCGACTTCGATTCGTACCTTCTGTCGCCTGCCGCCCGTGATGCACTCACTCGGAATGCCCGCGAGATAAAAGGCAAGTCCGGCGTTAAATTCCGAATCGAAGGGCACTGCGACGAACGGGGCTCGGACGAGTACAATCTGGCCCTCGGTGAAAAGAGGGGAAAGGCCGCACTGGAATATCTGGTAACGTTGGGAGTTCCGGCGGAAAGGCTGTCGGTAATCAGCTACGGTAAAGAGAAACCTGCCGTCCCGGGGAGTGATGAAGCTTCGTGGGCGAAAAACCGGCGGGACGAATTCGTGGTAACGGCACAATAGCTGTTCAGGATAGTGCCGTAAGTTCCCTGTTGGACTTCTACGGTGGACATCGATGCCGGTGCTGCCGCAACAGGAACCGTTTCTGCTGCAGGATGAAACCTTTCCCTGCAACAATGCATGGAAAGGTCTCTATTCTGCGACCTGGAGATCATATGAAAAATATGCAAAAATTATTGCTACTTATGCTTTTCGCCTCCATATCCTGCGGTTTCACCTGGGGGTTCGGAGAAGAGAATAAATGTGACAAAGCCAAGGATATCGTAAGAAATCTATCCGGCAATGAGGACGAGCGGAGGAATCAGGAGGAAAAAGCACTGGAACTTTGCCCTGACGGGGCGGCAGCCAATTTCGTAGAGGCTCTGCGCCGTGAGGAAGCGGGAGAAACGGAACAGGCCGTCGCCCGGTACCGCAAGGCGTTGGCCCTAGATGATACGCTCTCGGTTGCTCACGGCAACCTGGGGCTTCTGCTGGCGCAAAGAGGGGATGTTTCCGAGGCGTCGGTCGAGCTTACCAGAGGGCTGATGGGAAAGGCGGACCCGCAATACCACAAGGCGCTGGCAGAGATTCTCCTTGGACAGAAGGCGTATCACCTGGCTGCCTTCCATTATTCCGAAGCAGCCCGGGCTTTCCCTGGAGACAGCCCGGTCATGATCGGCCTGGCCGAAGCAATGTTCGGCGCGGAGCGGTTAGAGGACGCAGAAAGGGAACTCTCCCGTATCCTGGCTGTGGAGCCGGACAACCAACGCGCACGCCTCCTGCGGGCAAGGGTGTACCTCTCCCTCGACCGGCCGGATGAAGCCCTGGCGGAGCTTGAGAACGCCTCTGTCAGGAACCCGGAAGACAGGAACATTCACCGGTTCATGGCCGACATCCTCAAAGACAGGGGAGATTATGAGAATGCCATGAAAGAATACCGGCTTGCCGGAGCTGCCGACACAATCGACCCAGCCGAATACATCCGCACGGGTGACGAACGCTACTCGGAAGGCGACTTCGAGAAGGCAGCCGACGCCTTCGAGGCTGCCCTGAGCGTTAAGCCCGAGCAGCCCGACGTTCTTCAGAAACTCGGGGATGCCTTCATGGCGGCCGGCCGTGACGATGAAGCCATTGCCGCATACCGTAAGGCCGTCTCCCTGAAGGGTGCCGACGGCGATCTTTTCTACAACCTTGGAGTTCTTAACGAGCGCAAGGGTCTCCTCGATGAGTCGGCAACCCAGTACCGGCAGGCTTTGAAGCTCTCCCCGGCCAACGGTGACGCCCGCAGGAGGCTCGCTGAGATATATTTTCTGCGGGGGGACTTCGAGGAAGCGGCGGAGCAGTACAAGGAACTCATCAAAGTCAGGAACGACAATCCCGTACTCCATTTGAAACTGGGAAAGGTTTACGAGAAGGGGAAGAAGTACCCGGAGGCGCTGGCGGAGTATCAGGAAGCAGTACGGCTCGCCCCTGACAATCTTGAGGCCCGCAGAGAACTGGCATCTCTTTTCACTAGAAGGGGCCTGGTGGACGGAGCAGAAGCCCAGTACCGGGAGGTGCTTCGCCTTAAAAAGGAAGACTCGGATGCACGCTCCGCGCTCATTGCAATTGCCGTAAAAAAGAAACGATACGAGGATCTCTTCGTCCTGCTCAAGGAGGGTTCCGAGCTTTACCCTCAGGATCCCGGAGCCCACTACAAGTTGGGAATCATCTACGAATTCAGGAAGGATTTCGAAGCGGCCATTGCCGAATATGAAAAAACCGTCGGACTGAAGAGCGACCATGCGAAGGGACTGAACGCCCTTGGGCGGCTCTATCTGAAAAAAGGGCAGATCAAAGAAGCCAGAGAGGCTCTCGAAGCCGCCAAAAAAGCGGACCCGAACCTCGACGAGCCGCCGCTGCTCCTCAGCCGGATAAAGAATGACCTGTCGCCCGAACCGGCCCAGTATAAGAAAAAAGCCGGCAAAAAGCAGAAGAAGATCGTCAAAAAGAAGACGAAACAAAAAAATGTGAAGCACACGCCCAAGCAGAAGAAGACGAAACGGCGGTAAGCTCAGTTACTTCAGCACCATCATCTTGTCCCGGAACTCCGGTGCAGCCGAATCAGCGCCTCTTCGGCTGCACCGGAAAAACGGGCATTGCCCGACAGCAACTCCATAGCTCAAATTTCAATCCTGAACTCGGCTCCGTTGCCTACGTTACGGGCAGTGAGACTCCCGTTCATGTTCTTCTCGATGATCACCTTCGACATGTAGAGCCCTATGCCGGTCCCGCTCCCCTCCTTCTTGGTTGTAAAGTAGGGCTGGAATATCATGGGCAGTATTTCTTCCGGTATCCCCCCTCCGTTATCCCTGATGGCAACTACAGACCTGTTGTTCTCGCTGGATATCACGATCTGCACCTGCGGGTCGCGGACATCACGCTCCAGGAAGATGTCGCGAGCGTTGTTCAGAATATTGAGCAAGACCTGGATGAATTCATTCGGATATCCGATTACCCTGAATTCCCCTTCCGCCTTCAGGTCTACTGAAATTCCACAACTGGAAAAAGAGGGAGATATGAAGTTGAGGCTCCATCCAACCAGCTCATTCACCACAAAAGTTTTTTTCTCTTTGTCGTATCTGAGAAAATTGCGGAAATCATCGATCGTCCGCGACATGAATCCGATATTTTCAAGGGTTCTCTCGATGGTGGACTTCACATCATCTTTCGATGCCTGATCCAGTTCGTACTTCACTCCCAAAGTTTGAACCAGAAGCGCAATATTGTTGAGCGGCTGTTTCCATTGATGGCCGATGTAGGTAATCATCTCTCCCATCGCTGCCTGCCTGCTCTGCTGAATCAGGGCCTGGTCCTTTTGGCGAATTTCCGCGACTGCTTCGGCAATTCTGCCCTCAAGGGTGCAATTCAATTCTTCCAGCTGGTGCTGCTTCTCTGCAAGGGCCGCCTCGGCCGATTCCCGCCGACGCATGTCCTCGGCAAGGGAAGCAGCCATAAAATCAAAGGCGGCGGCAAACTCTCCCAGTTCTCCCCCCTTCACGAACTCAGGAACCCTGACCTCCAGATCCCCGGCGGCAATCCGTTGCGACGTTGCCTCCAGTGCGGAAATACGATCGATTATCGAAAATTTGGCTATGAGCAGCACTACCAGAAGCGCCGCAAGTATGAAGGGGACAAGAACGCTCAGCTTCAAAAGGAGAGCCTTGTTTGCTTTCTGTACGACCGCATCTACGGGGATTCCGCTGACGATATAGACATATGGATCTGTTTCACCGGCGAGGAAAAGCTTTCGGTGGCTTATGAAAAACTCTGTTGCACCGTCGAGGCCTGAACCGGTGAACTGACTCTTGTCGGGGTCCGACTTTATGTGCCTGAACAACGTCAGGTCCAGAGGTTTCCCGACATAAGCTGCAGGTGCGATGCCCCTGCTTATAATGGTTCCCCTATGATCTGTAATCGCATACATGGAGCCTGGTGGGAGGCCTGAGCGCTTGAGAAGATCCCTGAAAAAGTCCAGATCGAAATTCAGGGAGATGATACCCTCGAGTTCCCCTATCCGGTCCTCCATGGGATAGCCGAAGTTAATGGTCGGTTTCCTGAAAGTTCTGCCGATCCCGAATTCGCCTGATGAAAATCTTCTCGTCGCCGAAGCGTTTTTGAAGTACCTCCTGTCCGCAACCGAAACAGGGGATCTCCTCGGCGCTGCAGAGGCCCACAATCTTCCGGTCCGGTCGGAAACCGCGAGATTTACATACTGAGGATTCAACCCCCGGATTTTCCGGAGAATAAGTTCGGTTCTCTCCTGGTCCTGATTTCTTATTTCGGATGATTGAGCCAGCGCGCTGGCCAGTTGCTGTGCACCGGCAACGAGATTCTCCATCTCCGATGCGATATCCACGGCAAGGCGCTCTGAATCCGCCTGGGCTTGGGCGATGGATTCCCGCCTTTCTGAAAATACATCATTGATGGCTATTCCAACCGCGGGCAGAGCCAGAATCCCTGCCAGGATCAGAAGGTTCCTTCTTATGCATGCAGTGAACAGTCTGAACATGCCACCCCTCGCCATCATGTCGAAGATGCCGGACATCATCGTCATTACCATAACTTAAGCTACAAATGCATCCATTAAATTAAAGCGACTTATACATTTTATTATTATTAAAATCCGGCCATGCCGATCCCCGTTCTGGCGGGCTGGATAGAGCCGGCACCGGCGCTCTGAATTTACTCTCATTGAAGATGCCTTCAAAAAGCCTTGACATCCCCCAGGTCGTAAAGTAGTTTTCGTGGCTCCTGAATTAAATTATATCAATCATAAACACCACCTCTCCTCCGGAATTTGGGCTGTCAACGCAATGTCACTGTTCAGGGAACCTCTGAAGATTTTTTGCCGGGCGGCTCTCGACATCATATTTCCACCTCGCTGCCATTTCTGCGGCTCCTGGATGTCGAACGGAAACGATCTCCACCTCTGCGATGAATGCCTCCGGGAGATGCGCTCCATTTCCTCCCCCCTCTGCACGGCATGCGGCATCCCCTTCAGGACGGAAGGCGGGATCAACCACCTCTGCTCGGTTTGCAGCACAAGACACCCTCCCCTCACGATGCGCGGAGCTCTGCTGTATGAGGGGAAAGCTCGGGAGCTGATCCACCGCTTCAAGTACCAGCACAAGGTTCAGATTTGTCGTCCACTGGGTCTCTTTACGGCAGAGCTGCTAGGTAATTTCGTATCTGCGGCTTCACCATCCCTGATCATCCCCGTCCCACTCCACCCGCGGAAACTACGGGAACGTGGATTCAACCAGTCTCTGCTCCTCGGTCAGGTGCTCGCACGGCAGTGGCGTGTCCCCCTCTGCCGGCGAAGCCTGCGCCGCACCCGATTCACCCTTCCGCAGACCGAACTCTCCGCGGAAGAGCGGGCGGCCAACGTGAGGGGAGCGTTCGCCGTATGGGATGACGCAGCAATCAGGGGAAAACGTATCCTTCTGGTCGACGACGTCTGCACCACCGGAAGCACCATAAGGGAATGCGCAAAGGTTCTTCTCCGCTCCGGCTCAGAAGAGGTATTTGCAGTCACGGTCGCCCGCGCACCCTTGTGAACAGCGGTTATACGCATCAAAGGGCTTGACATCGCAGTGCAAACTCGGTAAATTGTACGGGCTTTCAAACTATAATGAGGAGGAGAACATGAAGAAACTTGTTACTGCTGCCATGTTGATCGCATTT from Geobacter sp. DSM 9736 includes the following:
- a CDS encoding sensor histidine kinase; amino-acid sequence: MTMMSGIFDMMARGGMFRLFTACIRRNLLILAGILALPAVGIAINDVFSERRESIAQAQADSERLAVDIASEMENLVAGAQQLASALAQSSEIRNQDQERTELILRKIRGLNPQYVNLAVSDRTGRLWASAAPRRSPVSVADRRYFKNASATRRFSSGEFGIGRTFRKPTINFGYPMEDRIGELEGIISLNFDLDFFRDLLKRSGLPPGSMYAITDHRGTIISRGIAPAAYVGKPLDLTLFRHIKSDPDKSQFTGSGLDGATEFFISHRKLFLAGETDPYVYIVSGIPVDAVVQKANKALLLKLSVLVPFILAALLVVLLIAKFSIIDRISALEATSQRIAAGDLEVRVPEFVKGGELGEFAAAFDFMAASLAEDMRRRESAEAALAEKQHQLEELNCTLEGRIAEAVAEIRQKDQALIQQSRQAAMGEMITYIGHQWKQPLNNIALLVQTLGVKYELDQASKDDVKSTIERTLENIGFMSRTIDDFRNFLRYDKEKKTFVVNELVGWSLNFISPSFSSCGISVDLKAEGEFRVIGYPNEFIQVLLNILNNARDIFLERDVRDPQVQIVISSENNRSVVAIRDNGGGIPEEILPMIFQPYFTTKKEGSGTGIGLYMSKVIIEKNMNGSLTARNVGNGAEFRIEI
- a CDS encoding ComF family protein encodes the protein MSLFREPLKIFCRAALDIIFPPRCHFCGSWMSNGNDLHLCDECLREMRSISSPLCTACGIPFRTEGGINHLCSVCSTRHPPLTMRGALLYEGKARELIHRFKYQHKVQICRPLGLFTAELLGNFVSAASPSLIIPVPLHPRKLRERGFNQSLLLGQVLARQWRVPLCRRSLRRTRFTLPQTELSAEERAANVRGAFAVWDDAAIRGKRILLVDDVCTTGSTIRECAKVLLRSGSEEVFAVTVARAPL